The following are from one region of the Silene latifolia isolate original U9 population chromosome 9, ASM4854445v1, whole genome shotgun sequence genome:
- the LOC141601071 gene encoding uncharacterized protein LOC141601071 — translation MQRLLAFHPSDTPVGPHPQVAYRIALPPALDRVHNVFHVSELRKYISDPSHVLEAEMIELDDALTYVEIPKEILDRKVRKTRHGETTLVKVLWSNHLVEEAEENIKEQYPHLFEQITAT, via the exons ATGCAAAGATTGCTCGCTTTTCACCCGAGTgacacccccgtgggcccgcatcCACAAGTGGCTTATCGCATAGCACTTCCACCGGCCTTGGACCGAGTTCACAATGTATTCCATGTGTCTGAATTGCGCAAGTACATAAGTGATCCCTCTCACGTGCTCGAAGCGGAGATGATTGAACTTGATGATGCCCTAACATATGTGGAAATACCCAAAgaaatcctagaccgaaaggttaggaagacaagACATGGTGAGACAACCTTGGTGAAAGTGTTGTGGTCCAATCACCTTGTGGAGGAGGCCGAGGAGAACATCAAGGAGCAATACCCTCACCTTttcgagcag ATAACCGCCACCTAA